One Natrinema halophilum genomic window carries:
- a CDS encoding DNA-binding protein encodes MSGSPDEEKLEELRQQKMEQLQDRAESQQGEGGQEAAQQQAEAQKNALLRQHLTDDARKRLNTVKMSKPQFGEQVERQVVSLARSGRIQGQIDDEKMKQLLKELKPDSQSFDIQRR; translated from the coding sequence ATGAGCGGTTCACCAGACGAGGAAAAACTCGAGGAGCTCCGACAGCAGAAGATGGAACAGCTACAGGATCGCGCCGAGTCCCAGCAAGGCGAGGGTGGTCAGGAGGCCGCCCAGCAACAGGCGGAAGCCCAGAAGAACGCGCTCTTGCGCCAGCACCTGACCGACGACGCTCGCAAGCGGCTCAATACCGTCAAGATGAGCAAACCCCAGTTCGGCGAACAGGTCGAGCGACAGGTCGTTAGCCTCGCCCGGAGCGGCCGGATTCAGGGCCAGATCGACGACGAGAAGATGAAACAGCTCCTCAAAGAGCTCAAACCCGATTCGCAAAGCTTCGACATCCAGCGACGCTGA
- a CDS encoding 30S ribosomal protein S19e, which translates to MATMYDVPADDLIEALADDLADRLEEPEWGKFAKTGVDRELPPEQDDFWATRAASLLRKVADRGPVGVERLSTEYGGAKGGSNRYQVAPNRRTDGSKNLIRTILQQLEEEDLVETAEGEGRRITAEGRSLLDDTAGSVLEELDRPELERYA; encoded by the coding sequence ATGGCTACGATGTACGACGTTCCGGCGGACGACCTCATCGAGGCGCTCGCCGACGATCTCGCGGATCGACTCGAAGAACCGGAGTGGGGGAAGTTCGCTAAAACCGGCGTCGACCGTGAGCTTCCGCCCGAACAGGACGACTTCTGGGCGACGCGCGCTGCGAGTCTTCTGCGCAAGGTCGCCGACCGCGGCCCCGTTGGTGTCGAACGACTCTCGACGGAGTACGGCGGCGCAAAGGGCGGCTCGAACCGTTACCAGGTCGCGCCGAACCGCCGCACCGACGGCTCGAAAAATCTGATCCGCACCATCCTCCAGCAACTCGAAGAAGAAGACCTCGTCGAGACGGCCGAAGGAGAGGGCCGTCGGATCACCGCCGAGGGCCGAAGCCTGCTCGACGACACTGCGGGGTCCGTCCTCGAAGAACTCGACCGCCCGGAACTCGAACGGTACGCCTGA
- the thiL gene encoding thiamine-phosphate kinase: protein MDERAALRLLSDELAAVGDDAAVVDGLVVTTDMLHERTDFPAGTTRYTAGWRAIGASLSDVAAMGAEATAAVAAYAAPRFDRDELLEFIRGAADVCERVGTEYVGGDLDGHEEFTVTTTAIGRTDDPVRRRGATAGDVVCVTGTLGRSAAALEYFERATTSDTADDRLVERANDLFRFAPRIPAGQVLASRATAMMDSSDGLARSLHQLAEASDCGFAIESDRIPIDDSVREVAATDDEALELATTFGEDFELVATLPETALSAVREAADVPVSVIGSVLEPDASITMDGEPLADQGYTH, encoded by the coding sequence ATGGACGAACGCGCCGCCCTGCGGCTCCTGTCGGACGAACTCGCTGCGGTCGGCGACGACGCGGCCGTGGTCGATGGCCTGGTCGTAACGACGGACATGCTCCACGAGCGGACGGACTTTCCGGCGGGAACGACCCGCTACACCGCCGGCTGGCGCGCTATCGGCGCCTCGCTTTCGGACGTCGCTGCGATGGGGGCCGAAGCGACGGCCGCAGTTGCTGCCTACGCTGCACCCAGGTTCGACCGCGATGAACTGCTCGAGTTCATTCGCGGCGCAGCCGACGTCTGTGAACGCGTCGGCACGGAGTACGTCGGCGGCGACCTCGACGGGCACGAGGAGTTCACCGTCACGACGACGGCGATCGGCCGGACCGACGATCCCGTTCGCCGACGCGGCGCGACCGCCGGCGACGTCGTCTGTGTCACCGGCACGCTCGGGCGAAGTGCAGCCGCCCTCGAGTATTTCGAACGGGCGACTACAAGCGACACGGCAGACGATCGGCTGGTCGAACGCGCGAACGACCTGTTTCGGTTTGCCCCCCGAATCCCGGCCGGCCAGGTACTCGCCTCGCGTGCGACCGCGATGATGGACTCGAGCGACGGGCTCGCCCGCTCGCTCCATCAGCTTGCCGAGGCCAGTGACTGCGGGTTCGCGATCGAGTCCGATCGGATTCCGATCGACGACTCGGTTCGCGAGGTAGCCGCCACCGACGACGAAGCGCTCGAGCTCGCGACGACCTTCGGCGAGGACTTCGAACTCGTCGCGACGCTTCCCGAAACCGCCCTGTCGGCAGTTCGGGAGGCGGCCGACGTGCCGGTGTCCGTGATCGGATCGGTTCTCGAACCCGATGCGTCGATCACCATGGACGGCGAGCCGCTGGCGGATCAGGGGTATACCCACTGA
- a CDS encoding site-2 protease family protein, protein MEDVDRSGFGTAGPDSRSLEDGPPIDRIESVFAVYEVRRENEKLVYYGDPLTHPQRVMSELWSDFRNRGYDTTLETRHGEYVLVAEPRSVGIDGVPWTNVFLLLATVASTLFVGAWWWYPSVDPFANPIEIIYAWPFSLAILGVLGVHEMGHYVLSRYHQVDASLPYFIPVPTLIGTMGAVIRMKGRMPDRKALFDIGVAGPLAGLVATVVVAVVGLHLPPVTFDPSLLQHPDAIQIKLGYPPLLELLAAGFDQPLYRDDPTTGVNPVVIGAWVGMFVTFLNLIPVGQLDGGHILRAMTGEFQETIAAVVPGALFALAAYLYYVQDYGLNTVAVWIIWGVLTTLVASVGPATPIRDESLGRGRFVLGIVTFGIGLLCFMPVPVEVVG, encoded by the coding sequence ATGGAAGATGTCGATCGGTCCGGATTCGGTACTGCGGGACCGGACAGTCGCTCCCTCGAGGACGGACCCCCGATCGACCGCATCGAGTCAGTGTTCGCGGTCTACGAAGTTCGGCGTGAGAACGAGAAACTGGTCTACTACGGCGATCCACTGACCCACCCACAGCGGGTGATGAGCGAGCTCTGGTCCGACTTCCGCAACCGCGGGTACGATACGACCCTCGAAACCCGCCACGGCGAGTACGTCCTCGTTGCCGAACCGAGGTCTGTCGGCATCGACGGCGTTCCGTGGACGAACGTATTCTTGCTGTTAGCGACGGTCGCTTCGACGTTGTTCGTCGGTGCGTGGTGGTGGTATCCGTCGGTCGATCCGTTTGCGAACCCGATCGAAATCATATACGCGTGGCCCTTTTCGCTGGCGATCCTCGGTGTTCTCGGCGTTCACGAGATGGGCCACTACGTACTGAGTCGGTACCACCAGGTCGACGCATCGCTGCCATATTTCATTCCGGTTCCGACGCTTATCGGGACGATGGGGGCGGTAATCAGGATGAAAGGCCGGATGCCCGATCGAAAGGCGCTGTTCGATATCGGCGTCGCCGGCCCGCTTGCAGGGCTGGTTGCGACGGTCGTTGTCGCTGTAGTCGGGCTTCACCTCCCGCCCGTGACCTTCGATCCCTCATTACTGCAGCATCCGGATGCAATCCAGATAAAACTGGGATATCCGCCGCTGCTCGAGTTGCTCGCCGCCGGCTTTGATCAGCCGCTGTACAGGGACGACCCGACGACGGGAGTAAACCCGGTCGTCATCGGCGCGTGGGTCGGGATGTTCGTCACCTTCCTCAACTTGATCCCGGTCGGCCAGCTCGATGGGGGGCACATCCTGCGGGCAATGACCGGCGAGTTTCAGGAGACGATCGCGGCGGTGGTCCCGGGCGCGCTGTTTGCACTCGCCGCGTATCTCTACTACGTACAGGACTACGGCCTGAACACGGTCGCCGTCTGGATCATCTGGGGTGTGTTGACGACGCTGGTCGCCTCGGTGGGGCCGGCAACGCCGATCCGAGACGAATCGCTCGGACGCGGCCGGTTCGTCCTCGGCATCGTCACGTTCGGCATCGGCCTGCTCTGTTTCATGCCCGTGCCGGTCGAGGTCGTCGGCTGA
- a CDS encoding DUF7123 family protein produces MSMSTTAQPSTESKESRLKRYLRDRAEDGELYFKGKFIAEDVGMSPKEIGALMVKLSDSVSDLEIEKWSYTSATTWRVAPA; encoded by the coding sequence ATGTCGATGAGTACGACAGCCCAACCCTCCACAGAAAGCAAGGAAAGCCGCCTGAAACGCTACCTTCGCGACCGTGCTGAAGATGGCGAACTGTACTTCAAAGGCAAGTTCATCGCAGAAGACGTTGGTATGTCCCCGAAAGAAATCGGCGCGCTGATGGTCAAGCTCTCGGACTCGGTTAGCGACCTCGAGATCGAGAAATGGTCTTACACGAGCGCGACGACGTGGCGCGTCGCACCCGCCTGA
- a CDS encoding molybdopterin synthase: MNVLGIRDGGAAGDTVERIVDQTVDRLSEHGRVGVVRYDATIADGTQVRKSMGGDVTFELGADGDWAASGTRMTVDDALDRLASDCAYGIVVGVSGLRYPSVVVGPDTDSVTETDSEENVIATVDSPSELADVALVQRLEATEPYETLESIVARVKRSPKADRAGAIATFTGRVRGKDSEDDARTHHLEFEKYEGVADERMAALETDLEARDGVFEVELHHRTGVVADGEDIVFVVVLAGHREEAFRTVEDGINRLKDEVPLFKKEVTVEDEFWVHDRS, translated from the coding sequence ATGAACGTACTCGGCATTCGTGACGGTGGTGCGGCTGGCGACACCGTCGAGCGAATCGTCGACCAGACCGTCGATCGACTCTCGGAGCATGGGCGAGTGGGTGTCGTCAGGTACGACGCGACGATCGCAGATGGCACGCAGGTGCGAAAATCGATGGGCGGCGACGTAACCTTCGAACTCGGCGCCGACGGAGATTGGGCCGCCTCGGGAACCAGGATGACCGTCGACGATGCACTCGACCGTCTGGCATCAGATTGCGCGTACGGTATCGTCGTCGGCGTCTCCGGGCTGCGATATCCGTCGGTCGTAGTCGGTCCCGACACTGACTCCGTCACGGAAACGGACTCTGAGGAAAACGTCATCGCAACCGTCGACTCGCCGAGCGAACTCGCGGACGTCGCGCTCGTCCAACGTCTCGAGGCGACCGAGCCATACGAGACTCTCGAGTCGATCGTCGCCCGCGTCAAACGATCGCCAAAGGCCGACCGGGCGGGTGCGATCGCGACGTTCACCGGCCGCGTCCGCGGGAAGGACAGCGAAGACGACGCGCGCACCCACCACCTCGAGTTCGAGAAGTACGAGGGCGTCGCGGACGAACGGATGGCGGCTCTGGAGACGGACCTCGAGGCGCGCGACGGCGTTTTCGAGGTCGAACTCCACCACCGGACGGGCGTCGTGGCGGACGGCGAGGACATCGTCTTCGTCGTCGTCCTCGCGGGCCACCGGGAAGAGGCCTTTCGGACAGTCGAAGACGGAATCAACCGCTTGAAAGACGAGGTTCCTCTCTTCAAGAAGGAAGTGACGGTCGAGGACGAGTTCTGGGTCCACGACCGATCATGA
- a CDS encoding CapA family protein produces the protein MPLRIGFTGDVMLGRLVDDRQQRRSIDAVWGTVRERLRELDGLVINLECCLTTRDREWQRTYRPFHFRADPDWAIPALEHASVDACALANNHVLDYEEVALEDTIEALDEAGIVHTGAGQTIDEALEPAVWTIGNGTSGIDVAMVSFTDNTPEYAAAENSPGTAWIEIDVDEPETRRCAREALERARQAKPDLLIASLHWGPNMVTEPPDAFRQFGKWLIEDGVDVVHGHSAHVFHGIEVHEGRPIVYDAGDFVDDYRVDPELRNDRSFLFVLAVASDGRLTELRLHPTEIDGCSVTEASPAAARWSRDRMRGLSAQFGTEFERDGESLVLSLEDDEA, from the coding sequence ATGCCCCTTCGAATCGGTTTCACGGGCGACGTCATGCTCGGGCGCCTCGTCGACGATCGTCAACAGCGTCGGTCCATCGATGCCGTCTGGGGAACTGTCCGCGAGCGACTGCGAGAACTGGACGGACTGGTGATCAACCTCGAATGCTGTCTCACGACACGAGACCGGGAGTGGCAGCGGACGTATCGGCCGTTTCACTTCCGAGCCGATCCAGACTGGGCCATCCCCGCGCTCGAGCATGCCAGCGTCGATGCCTGTGCGCTGGCTAACAACCATGTCCTCGATTACGAGGAAGTGGCACTTGAGGATACGATCGAGGCTCTCGACGAGGCGGGAATAGTTCACACCGGTGCGGGACAAACGATCGACGAAGCGCTCGAGCCCGCGGTCTGGACGATCGGCAACGGTACTTCTGGCATCGATGTGGCGATGGTTTCGTTCACGGACAACACGCCGGAGTACGCTGCTGCTGAGAACTCACCGGGGACGGCCTGGATCGAAATCGACGTCGACGAGCCGGAAACACGTCGCTGCGCGCGAGAGGCACTCGAGCGCGCACGACAGGCGAAACCAGACCTACTCATCGCCTCCCTGCACTGGGGGCCAAACATGGTCACGGAACCGCCGGACGCGTTCCGGCAGTTCGGCAAGTGGCTGATCGAGGATGGTGTCGACGTCGTCCACGGACATAGCGCCCACGTCTTTCACGGGATCGAGGTCCACGAGGGGCGCCCGATCGTCTACGACGCCGGGGACTTCGTCGACGATTACAGGGTCGACCCGGAGTTGCGAAACGACCGGAGTTTCCTGTTCGTGCTCGCGGTGGCCTCGGACGGGAGGCTAACTGAACTCCGACTCCACCCAACCGAGATAGACGGCTGTTCGGTCACCGAGGCGAGCCCGGCGGCAGCCAGGTGGTCGCGCGACCGAATGCGGGGGCTATCCGCCCAGTTCGGCACCGAATTCGAACGAGACGGCGAGTCGCTCGTCCTGTCGCTCGAGGACGACGAAGCATGA
- the pyrH gene encoding UMP kinase — translation MKVVVSIGGSVLVPEPGGDRVAEHATVIEDLVADGCRIGAVVGGGGVAREYISAARDLGANEIELDQLGIDVTRLNARLLIAALGEESVTAPAKDYEEASEALRRGDVCVMGGVAPAQTTDAVGAALAEYIDADLLVYATSVHGVYSDDPNETDDATKYDELTATELVDVIAGLEMNAGASAPVDLLAAKIIERSGMRTIVLDGTNPDRIARAVRHGKHDGTDIVPDGVGAVPTYWASDDR, via the coding sequence ATGAAAGTGGTCGTCTCTATCGGTGGAAGCGTCCTCGTACCCGAGCCCGGCGGGGACCGGGTCGCCGAGCACGCTACCGTTATCGAGGATCTCGTCGCGGACGGCTGTCGGATCGGCGCCGTCGTCGGGGGCGGCGGCGTCGCCCGTGAATACATTTCGGCCGCTCGCGATCTCGGGGCGAACGAAATAGAACTGGATCAGCTGGGAATCGACGTGACGCGACTGAACGCACGGCTTCTGATCGCCGCGCTCGGCGAGGAGTCGGTCACGGCACCGGCGAAAGATTACGAAGAGGCCAGCGAGGCACTCCGCCGTGGCGACGTCTGCGTTATGGGCGGCGTGGCACCGGCACAGACCACAGACGCAGTCGGGGCTGCGCTTGCGGAGTACATCGACGCCGACTTGCTCGTCTACGCCACGAGCGTCCACGGCGTCTACAGCGACGATCCGAACGAGACCGACGATGCGACCAAGTACGACGAGCTGACCGCGACGGAACTGGTCGACGTCATCGCCGGCCTCGAGATGAACGCCGGAGCCTCCGCACCCGTCGACCTGCTGGCGGCGAAAATCATCGAGCGCTCCGGCATGCGCACCATCGTCCTCGATGGCACCAACCCGGATCGGATCGCTCGCGCGGTCCGCCACGGCAAACACGACGGCACCGATATCGTACCGGACGGAGTCGGCGCGGTGCCGACCTACTGGGCGAGCGACGATCGATGA
- the lysS gene encoding lysine--tRNA ligase, whose amino-acid sequence MSPDTDAEDGTADAPDPDAISPYTLQDDGADETRHAFWADTVADRVEDRDPEEPIVVKGGISPSGVPHLGNVNEIMRGYFVAEVLRDRGYDVRQVFTADDRDPLRKLPRTLCDLEGNLVDLGDVDAGALGRNLGAPYTDIPDPFGCCDSYGDHFSNIIQDSADAVGVPIDLVSNTERYESGGFEDVTRFVLEHRDRAREVLSQYQDKVDEEYVPFNPICEECGKITETVTSVDLQTEPPTVDYECTDMDAGDRTIEGCGHEGTATLREGKLPWRFEWPAQWQLLDVDFEPFGKDHAEGSWPSGQDVAQNVLEIEPPVPMVYEWFTLENEPFSSSAGNVILVSDVLELLEPEVLRYFFAKDPSKARDFSIERLDQLVDEFDRFEAIYFGEVEASEDETAFAERVYPFVVEEPREDRIRLPYTFAAVLGMTDDPDLREEIARREGHIPEDAPEWAVEGALERVEQARNWARRTENAFDYELKRTEIPTHEFEAETEAALEDLANFIEEGHDPDEIQGEIYEAAKRHDVGVGDFFGAGYRLFFDEEQGPKLGPFLAKVDREFVVDRLRRER is encoded by the coding sequence ATGAGTCCCGATACCGACGCCGAGGACGGAACGGCGGACGCTCCAGACCCAGACGCGATCAGTCCCTACACTCTTCAAGACGACGGCGCCGACGAGACGCGACACGCGTTCTGGGCCGACACGGTCGCCGACAGGGTAGAAGATCGGGATCCCGAGGAACCGATCGTCGTCAAGGGCGGCATTTCGCCCTCAGGGGTCCCACACCTTGGCAACGTCAACGAAATCATGCGCGGCTACTTCGTCGCCGAGGTACTTCGGGACCGGGGATACGACGTCAGACAGGTGTTTACCGCCGACGACCGCGACCCCCTCCGAAAGCTCCCGCGTACCCTTTGTGACCTCGAGGGAAACCTGGTCGATCTGGGGGACGTCGATGCCGGTGCACTCGGCCGAAACCTCGGCGCACCCTACACCGACATCCCGGATCCATTCGGCTGCTGTGATTCCTACGGCGACCACTTCTCGAACATTATCCAGGACAGCGCCGACGCCGTCGGCGTCCCGATTGACCTCGTCTCGAACACGGAGCGCTACGAATCAGGCGGATTCGAGGACGTGACTCGATTCGTCCTCGAACATCGTGACCGCGCACGGGAGGTCCTCTCGCAGTACCAGGACAAAGTCGACGAGGAGTACGTCCCGTTCAATCCGATCTGCGAGGAGTGTGGCAAGATTACCGAGACGGTGACGAGCGTCGATCTGCAGACCGAACCGCCGACCGTCGACTACGAGTGTACAGACATGGACGCCGGTGACCGCACTATCGAGGGCTGCGGTCACGAGGGCACCGCGACGCTGCGCGAGGGGAAACTTCCCTGGCGCTTCGAGTGGCCCGCCCAGTGGCAGTTACTCGACGTCGACTTCGAACCCTTCGGCAAGGATCACGCCGAAGGCTCCTGGCCCAGCGGCCAGGACGTCGCTCAGAACGTCCTCGAGATCGAGCCGCCGGTGCCGATGGTCTACGAGTGGTTCACGCTCGAGAACGAACCGTTCTCCTCGTCGGCAGGCAACGTTATCCTCGTCTCGGACGTCCTCGAGTTGCTCGAGCCGGAAGTCTTGCGCTATTTCTTCGCGAAAGACCCCTCGAAGGCGCGGGACTTCAGCATCGAGCGACTCGATCAGCTAGTCGACGAGTTCGACCGGTTCGAGGCGATCTACTTCGGCGAAGTCGAAGCGAGCGAGGACGAAACGGCCTTCGCCGAACGGGTGTATCCGTTCGTCGTGGAGGAACCCCGCGAAGACCGAATCAGGCTGCCCTACACCTTCGCCGCAGTACTCGGAATGACCGACGATCCAGACCTCCGCGAGGAAATAGCCCGCCGCGAAGGTCACATCCCGGAGGATGCCCCGGAGTGGGCCGTCGAGGGTGCACTCGAGCGCGTCGAGCAGGCCCGCAACTGGGCCCGCCGGACCGAAAACGCGTTCGACTACGAACTCAAGCGCACCGAGATCCCGACCCACGAGTTCGAGGCGGAGACGGAAGCTGCGCTCGAAGATTTGGCCAATTTCATCGAAGAAGGACACGATCCCGACGAAATCCAGGGCGAGATCTACGAGGCCGCAAAGCGCCACGACGTCGGAGTCGGCGACTTCTTCGGCGCAGGCTACCGGCTGTTCTTCGACGAAGAGCAGGGTCCCAAGCTTGGCCCCTTCCTCGCGAAAGTCGATCGGGAGTTCGTCGTCGACCGTTTGCGACGGGAGCGGTGA
- a CDS encoding site-2 protease family protein — MEHGPPAVISPPEVYGSELLTWVLLGLLLYWVGIIALQNTGRLPDYVGTQGPILTFHTKYGRELLDKLAQPKRFWRAWSNIGVGIALVVMVGMFLFLLQAAMAVLSSPQPAASAVSQPRNVLVIPGVNDFLPLSATPGIVFGLLVGLVVHEGGHGLLCRVEDIDIESMGIAMLAVLPIGAFVEPDQESSKSASRGGQTRMFAAGVTNNFAITLLVFALLFGPVVGSIAVASGAAVGGVAPDSPAADAGIEPNDRITAINGTQVTENGDLAEQLESTDGEQVSVQLNGERTVTVDRALLVTATMENGPTQLSTGDKIRAVDGQRIATERGFFAAIGDNETVTLTVDSGDSGEQVERDVAVGAAVSIVEGEPLEAQTGSTEETFVITHFDGDRIHNYEELGSALEDSEPDQQVAVTGYFGDERRQYNVTLDAHPRSDSGFLGIQGHPGASGVAVSDIGVQLYPAAEYLSLLGGNGETPFGPIGGTFLGRIVAALFLPIAGVIGVMPFNFAGFTGGIQNFYEVHGLLGAFGDGTVFLVANMLFWTGWINVQLGFFNCIPAFPLDGGHILRTSTEAIISRLPIDATRGMVRVVTTTVGVTMLLSFFLMLFGPQLLGG, encoded by the coding sequence ATGGAACACGGCCCCCCTGCTGTCATCTCGCCCCCCGAAGTATACGGATCGGAGCTTCTGACGTGGGTCCTGCTCGGTCTCTTGCTTTACTGGGTCGGAATCATCGCGCTCCAGAACACGGGCCGATTGCCCGACTACGTCGGTACCCAGGGTCCCATTCTCACGTTTCATACGAAGTACGGTCGCGAATTGCTCGACAAACTCGCCCAGCCGAAGCGGTTCTGGCGGGCATGGTCGAACATCGGCGTCGGGATCGCCCTGGTCGTGATGGTCGGAATGTTCCTGTTTCTCCTGCAAGCGGCCATGGCCGTGCTCTCCTCGCCGCAGCCGGCGGCCTCCGCCGTTAGCCAGCCGCGCAACGTCCTCGTCATCCCCGGCGTCAACGACTTTCTGCCGCTGTCGGCGACGCCCGGAATCGTCTTCGGGCTACTCGTCGGGCTCGTCGTCCACGAGGGCGGTCACGGACTGCTCTGTCGCGTCGAGGATATCGACATCGAATCGATGGGGATCGCGATGCTCGCCGTCCTCCCTATCGGCGCGTTCGTCGAACCCGACCAGGAGAGCAGCAAGTCGGCCTCTCGAGGCGGCCAGACGCGGATGTTCGCCGCCGGAGTCACGAACAACTTCGCGATTACGCTCCTCGTCTTCGCCCTCCTGTTCGGTCCTGTCGTCGGCTCGATCGCCGTCGCATCCGGGGCCGCCGTCGGCGGTGTCGCACCCGACTCCCCCGCTGCTGATGCCGGCATCGAACCGAACGACCGAATTACGGCGATCAACGGGACCCAAGTCACGGAGAACGGCGATCTCGCGGAGCAGCTCGAGTCGACCGATGGCGAGCAGGTCTCGGTCCAACTCAATGGCGAACGGACGGTGACCGTCGATCGAGCGTTACTGGTTACAGCGACGATGGAAAACGGCCCGACGCAGCTTTCGACCGGCGACAAAATCCGCGCCGTCGACGGGCAGCGCATCGCGACCGAACGCGGCTTCTTCGCCGCCATCGGCGACAACGAAACGGTTACGCTGACGGTCGACTCCGGGGACAGCGGCGAGCAAGTCGAACGCGACGTGGCGGTCGGCGCGGCGGTCTCGATCGTCGAGGGCGAGCCACTCGAGGCACAGACCGGCTCGACCGAGGAAACCTTCGTCATCACCCATTTCGACGGCGACCGGATTCACAACTACGAGGAGCTCGGATCGGCACTCGAAGACAGCGAACCCGACCAACAGGTCGCCGTGACGGGCTATTTCGGCGATGAACGACGACAATACAACGTGACGCTCGACGCTCACCCGCGGTCCGATAGCGGATTCCTCGGGATACAGGGGCATCCGGGCGCCTCCGGCGTCGCAGTCAGCGACATCGGCGTGCAGCTCTATCCGGCAGCGGAGTACCTTTCGCTGCTCGGCGGAAACGGCGAGACGCCGTTCGGGCCGATCGGCGGTACCTTCCTCGGGCGGATCGTCGCCGCACTGTTCCTCCCGATAGCCGGCGTCATCGGCGTCATGCCGTTCAACTTCGCCGGCTTCACGGGCGGGATCCAGAACTTCTACGAGGTGCACGGCCTCCTCGGTGCGTTCGGCGACGGAACCGTCTTCCTCGTCGCAAACATGTTGTTCTGGACCGGGTGGATAAACGTCCAGCTCGGCTTTTTCAACTGTATCCCTGCGTTCCCACTCGACGGCGGACACATCCTTCGAACCAGCACGGAAGCGATCATCTCTCGGCTGCCGATCGACGCCACCCGCGGAATGGTCCGCGTTGTGACGACGACGGTCGGAGTGACGATGCTCCTGAGTTTCTTCCTGATGCTATTCGGACCGCAACTGCTCGGCGGGTGA
- a CDS encoding PadR family transcriptional regulator yields the protein MRKSGPPKGLIAYLVLELLEEKPRYGYEILKEIREISGGHWEPSYGSVYPILYKFEEKGWAERIEREDEPDRKYFELTDGGYSELEDRRESGCEKASDFADVILGFFHVYAAFSTDDRFDLCEMEGEWRFDEEFSRWVVEQVVRHHEHYFDTTFDRLEETPAEFYDRHGIEPNGS from the coding sequence ATGCGGAAAAGTGGGCCGCCAAAAGGACTCATCGCCTATCTCGTCCTCGAACTCCTCGAGGAGAAACCGCGGTACGGATACGAGATCCTCAAGGAAATTCGCGAGATTAGCGGCGGTCACTGGGAGCCGTCCTACGGATCGGTGTATCCGATTCTCTACAAATTCGAGGAGAAAGGGTGGGCTGAGCGCATCGAACGCGAGGACGAACCCGACAGGAAATATTTCGAACTCACCGATGGCGGCTACTCAGAACTCGAAGACCGCCGTGAGAGCGGCTGCGAGAAAGCGAGCGACTTCGCCGACGTTATTCTCGGCTTTTTTCACGTCTACGCCGCCTTCTCGACGGACGATCGTTTCGACCTCTGTGAGATGGAAGGCGAATGGCGATTCGACGAGGAGTTCAGCCGGTGGGTCGTCGAACAGGTCGTCCGTCACCACGAACACTACTTCGACACCACGTTCGACCGCCTCGAGGAGACGCCGGCGGAGTTCTACGACCGCCACGGAATTGAACCAAACGGGTCCTAG